The Chryseobacterium indicum genome includes a window with the following:
- a CDS encoding helix-turn-helix domain-containing protein, which produces MSNSFHQFLLLLVNIFPVTIHEHHETINVAKNVVIIVLCSALIGLFLHFRSKQKKQLARIRNILRNHRQAFVADGDFPPENPYKDFINISVEEIHRSENEKDRKKAESPMTSETEAKLLELLNDFEKGTSFTNKNMSLSFLAGELNTNTKYLSHLINRHKNSDFKTYINRLRINYIVDKLINDEKYRQYKISILAEECGFSSHSKFASVFKQVTDHSPSVYIKLLDVENQEDNVSGFRENDQLR; this is translated from the coding sequence ATGTCTAATAGTTTCCACCAGTTTTTATTACTACTGGTCAATATTTTTCCGGTTACCATACATGAGCATCATGAAACGATAAATGTTGCAAAGAATGTTGTCATTATTGTCTTATGTTCTGCTTTAATTGGGTTATTTCTTCATTTCAGATCGAAACAGAAAAAGCAGCTTGCAAGAATCAGAAATATTCTCAGAAACCATCGGCAGGCTTTTGTTGCGGATGGAGATTTCCCTCCTGAGAATCCTTACAAAGATTTTATCAATATTTCCGTAGAAGAAATTCATCGCAGCGAGAATGAAAAAGACAGAAAAAAAGCAGAATCTCCAATGACTTCCGAAACCGAAGCAAAACTTCTGGAACTCCTGAATGATTTTGAAAAGGGAACTTCCTTCACGAATAAAAATATGTCTCTTTCCTTTCTTGCAGGAGAATTAAATACCAATACGAAGTATCTTTCGCACCTCATCAACCGCCATAAAAATTCAGATTTTAAAACATACATCAATCGTTTACGGATAAATTACATCGTCGATAAGCTTATTAATGACGAAAAATACCGTCAATATAAGATCAGCATCCTCGCTGAAGAGTGCGGATTTTCTTCTCACAGCAAGTTTGCTTCCGTTTTTAAACAGGTGACAGATCATTCGCCTTCCGTATATATTAAATTATTAGATGTTGAAAATCAGGAGGATAATGTTTCTGGTTTTCGTGAAAATGATCAGTTACGATAA
- a CDS encoding DUF6526 family protein: MESQNYKNHRKFYPPHHFIYLPLLLGLEIFGIYKIFNDETNQLIWILFSAVIFLLFYLAIMLRQHYALVLQNRLVRLEFKQRYYELFQQRSDEVENRLKFDQIAALRFSYDDEFKELLYKALNDNISGDEIKRSIKKWRPDHHRV, translated from the coding sequence ATGGAAAGTCAGAATTACAAAAATCACAGGAAATTTTATCCGCCACATCATTTCATTTATCTTCCATTGCTTTTGGGACTGGAAATATTTGGCATTTATAAAATCTTTAATGATGAAACCAACCAACTGATCTGGATTTTATTTTCTGCTGTTATTTTTCTTCTTTTCTATCTTGCGATTATGCTGAGACAGCATTATGCCTTGGTTTTACAGAACCGATTGGTTAGATTAGAATTTAAACAGAGGTATTACGAACTTTTCCAGCAGAGATCTGATGAGGTTGAAAACAGACTGAAATTTGACCAGATCGCTGCATTGAGATTTTCTTACGACGATGAGTTTAAAGAACTTCTTTACAAAGCACTGAATGATAATATTTCGGGTGATGAGATCAAACGGTCTATAAAAAAATGGCGACCGGATCATCACAGAGTATAA
- a CDS encoding site-specific integrase encodes MSFNGLLISCKYDVLKKAFIFSCLTGLLWSDINTLIWSEVRNEEDISRINFRQEKTDGVEYLYISKQARDILGERKLGTERVFKGLKYGVGFNNEIVRWCNRAEIYKHITFHSARHTNAVLLLENGADIYTVSKRLGHREIRPTAIYAKIVDKKMKEASELIPHLSINL; translated from the coding sequence ATGAGCTTCAACGGCTTGCTAATATCTTGTAAATATGATGTACTTAAAAAAGCTTTTATATTTTCCTGTCTAACAGGTTTACTATGGTCGGATATCAATACTTTGATTTGGTCAGAAGTTAGAAACGAGGAGGATATCAGCAGGATTAATTTTAGGCAAGAAAAAACGGATGGTGTCGAATATTTATATATATCAAAGCAGGCAAGAGATATTTTAGGAGAGAGAAAATTAGGAACAGAACGCGTTTTCAAAGGATTGAAATATGGTGTTGGTTTTAACAATGAAATTGTTCGATGGTGTAATAGAGCTGAAATCTACAAACACATAACATTCCACAGCGCAAGACATACCAACGCGGTATTATTATTAGAAAATGGAGCAGATATCTACACGGTTTCAAAAAGATTAGGGCACAGAGAGATTAGACCAACAGCTATTTACGCAAAAATAGTAGACAAGAAAATGAAGGAAGCATCAGAATTAATTCCACACTTAAGTATTAATCTGTAA
- a CDS encoding cytochrome C551, protein MKKLLLMATVGIFAVSCGTKESSMSTTNSDSVRADNTRTAAPATTDTMSTARTNPDSMKMKMDSANTIK, encoded by the coding sequence ATGAAAAAGTTATTGTTAATGGCAACAGTCGGAATTTTCGCAGTAAGCTGCGGTACGAAAGAATCTTCCATGTCGACCACCAATTCAGATTCTGTAAGAGCAGATAATACAAGAACTGCAGCACCTGCCACAACAGACACAATGTCTACCGCAAGAACAAATCCTGACAGCATGAAGATGAAAATGGATTCAGCTAACACTATTAAATAA
- a CDS encoding phosphatidate cytidylyltransferase: protein MKKWSLYSMTALCLLTLTSCEAVETIFKAGMWWGIIVVVAVIAIILWLFSRGRNS, encoded by the coding sequence ATGAAAAAATGGAGCTTATACAGCATGACCGCATTGTGTCTGCTGACTTTAACAAGCTGCGAAGCAGTAGAAACGATCTTTAAAGCAGGAATGTGGTGGGGAATTATCGTAGTAGTCGCCGTAATAGCTATTATCTTATGGCTGTTTTCAAGGGGTAGGAACTCTTAA
- a CDS encoding phage exclusion protein Lit family protein produces MKESMKKETHVGLQPIRVLKHNLTARLENRSKDLIKLLQHNSKLNKYISYESFDEPLINGQKPYIDKDGIIHIHETFLSYLWIISFTMFVLYEEAVAIPDLIKRNIQPPKSQNVELIKLTEELFDYAKSLVRVFSKWDTEYFPNPEFFDRSSDEGFYIERNNDLYVEAMNFILFHEIAHAEFEHIKKKNVKRLNNEELKEMELEADSRAINLLLKEYRSKNLSDLSIIVGLASILFCGQNLSGGNKHPDIDIRLENALQIINPADDSPVWAFLVLFIKLWDKQFSHNFIENSEYDSFKAFYYELITQAKKL; encoded by the coding sequence ATGAAAGAAAGCATGAAAAAAGAAACGCATGTTGGTTTACAACCTATTAGAGTATTAAAACATAATTTGACTGCAAGACTAGAAAATCGCAGTAAGGATTTGATCAAGTTGCTACAACATAATTCTAAACTCAATAAGTACATTTCTTATGAATCTTTTGACGAACCGTTGATTAATGGTCAAAAACCATATATTGACAAAGATGGTATTATACATATTCATGAAACTTTTCTTTCCTATTTATGGATAATTAGTTTTACCATGTTTGTATTATACGAAGAAGCAGTGGCAATCCCGGACCTGATAAAAAGAAATATTCAGCCTCCCAAAAGTCAAAATGTTGAACTGATTAAATTAACTGAGGAGTTATTTGATTATGCAAAATCACTTGTCAGGGTTTTTTCAAAATGGGATACGGAGTATTTTCCAAATCCTGAATTTTTTGACCGTAGCTCAGATGAAGGTTTTTATATTGAAAGAAACAATGATTTATATGTTGAAGCGATGAACTTTATTCTTTTTCATGAAATCGCACATGCTGAATTTGAGCACATTAAAAAGAAAAATGTTAAGAGATTGAATAATGAGGAATTAAAAGAAATGGAATTAGAGGCTGATTCCCGAGCTATCAATTTACTTCTTAAAGAGTATAGAAGCAAAAACCTTAGTGATCTTTCCATAATTGTTGGTCTAGCATCTATATTATTTTGTGGTCAAAATTTATCGGGTGGAAATAAACATCCTGATATAGATATAAGACTTGAAAATGCCTTACAAATTATAAATCCTGCTGATGATAGCCCTGTATGGGCGTTTTTGGTTTTATTCATAAAGTTATGGGATAAACAATTTTCACATAACTTTATAGAAAACAGTGAGTATGATAGTTTCAAAGCTTTTTACTATGAGCTTATAACTCAGGCTAAAAAATTGTAA
- the mnmE gene encoding tRNA uridine-5-carboxymethylaminomethyl(34) synthesis GTPase MnmE, with protein MNNDTICALATANGVGALGIIRVSGDEALAVVQKSFPAKNLAKQKSHTIHYGYFMDGEEAIDEVMLSIFLAPKSFTTENSVEIAFHGSPHIGKRILETLIKNGARMAKAGEFTLRAFINGRIDLSQAEAIADVIASENEASRKVAINQLKGGITNEISFLRNDLLNFVSLIELELDFAEEDVEFADRLALVELLNKIEIKLNSLIESFQYGNAIKNGTAVAIIGKPNAGKSTLLNALLKEERAIVSNIAGTTRDTIEEVLHIKGHAFRLIDTAGLRETMDEIEAIGVKKAKEKVENANILVYLADAATEDFSEDIEMIQSLQRDDLKLIICATKIDEVSPATYEKVEDIFRNAISQEFDFIKISAVENQNIQDLKNELSSYVEQLKASENNVVITNQRHFEALQKSLEAVQKVKEAITFQISTELLAYELRNALEHLGEISGEVTNDEVLGNIFSKFCIGK; from the coding sequence ATGAATAACGATACCATTTGTGCGTTGGCAACTGCCAATGGAGTAGGTGCTTTAGGAATTATAAGAGTTTCGGGGGATGAAGCTTTAGCTGTTGTGCAAAAGTCTTTTCCGGCGAAAAATTTGGCAAAACAGAAGTCTCACACCATTCATTACGGATATTTTATGGATGGAGAAGAGGCAATTGATGAAGTGATGCTTTCTATTTTTCTGGCTCCGAAAAGTTTTACCACGGAAAATTCTGTGGAAATAGCCTTTCACGGCTCCCCGCACATTGGGAAACGTATTCTTGAAACCCTGATTAAAAACGGTGCAAGGATGGCAAAAGCCGGAGAATTTACGCTTCGTGCTTTCATCAATGGAAGAATTGATCTTTCTCAGGCTGAGGCGATTGCCGATGTTATTGCGTCTGAAAATGAAGCTTCGAGGAAAGTGGCAATTAATCAGTTGAAAGGAGGGATTACGAACGAAATTTCTTTCCTGAGAAACGATTTGCTGAATTTTGTTTCTTTAATTGAACTGGAACTCGATTTTGCAGAGGAAGATGTAGAATTTGCGGACCGATTGGCTTTGGTTGAGCTTTTAAATAAAATCGAAATAAAGTTAAATTCCCTTATTGAAAGCTTCCAATACGGAAATGCCATCAAAAACGGAACTGCAGTTGCCATCATCGGCAAACCGAATGCCGGAAAATCGACTCTCCTCAATGCTTTGCTAAAGGAAGAAAGAGCGATTGTAAGCAACATTGCCGGAACAACGAGGGACACGATAGAGGAGGTTCTTCATATAAAAGGTCATGCTTTCCGATTAATTGACACGGCAGGATTGCGTGAAACGATGGATGAAATTGAGGCAATTGGTGTAAAAAAAGCCAAAGAAAAGGTTGAAAATGCCAATATACTGGTTTATTTAGCCGATGCTGCAACAGAAGATTTTTCCGAAGACATTGAAATGATTCAGTCTCTGCAAAGAGATGATCTGAAACTGATTATCTGTGCAACAAAAATTGATGAGGTTTCTCCTGCAACATATGAAAAAGTTGAAGATATTTTCAGAAATGCAATATCTCAGGAATTTGATTTTATTAAAATTTCTGCTGTTGAAAATCAGAATATTCAGGATCTTAAAAATGAATTGTCTTCTTACGTAGAACAGTTAAAAGCTTCTGAAAACAATGTTGTGATTACCAATCAGCGCCATTTTGAAGCATTACAGAAATCTTTGGAAGCCGTACAAAAAGTAAAAGAAGCAATTACTTTCCAAATTTCCACCGAGCTTTTAGCCTACGAACTGAGAAACGCACTGGAACATCTCGGAGAAATTTCGGGCGAGGTTACAAACGATGAGGTTTTGGGGAATATTTTTTCGAAGTTTTGTATCGGCAAATAA
- a CDS encoding phage integrase SAM-like domain-containing protein: MLITLKQKKLKDGRISLYLEYYKGSNIGVDGKRIHIRDFEYLKMYLLQDPKTPKEKKDNKENLKLAEDILAIRKAEYVQGKFDIKNTAKSKRRFLEYFSEKTEEKVNSVNNYGNWTSTLVHLKKIVPTNLLFEEIDDKFVKKVKNYIDNEAKTKSELPLSLNSKYAYFNKFKACLRSAFDEGYLSINYAAKVKSFDQAESQREYLTHDELQRLANIL; encoded by the coding sequence ATGTTAATAACATTAAAACAAAAGAAACTTAAAGATGGAAGAATAAGTCTTTATCTTGAATATTATAAAGGTTCCAATATCGGTGTTGATGGAAAACGTATCCACATTAGAGATTTTGAATATTTAAAAATGTACTTACTTCAAGATCCTAAAACTCCTAAAGAAAAAAAAGATAATAAGGAAAACCTAAAGCTAGCTGAAGATATTCTAGCTATTCGAAAAGCTGAATATGTACAGGGAAAGTTTGATATTAAAAATACAGCAAAAAGCAAGCGAAGGTTTTTGGAATATTTTTCAGAAAAAACGGAAGAAAAAGTCAATTCTGTTAATAACTATGGAAATTGGACCTCAACACTAGTCCACCTCAAAAAGATTGTCCCTACAAATTTACTTTTTGAAGAGATTGACGACAAGTTCGTTAAAAAAGTAAAAAACTACATAGATAATGAAGCCAAGACCAAAAGTGAATTACCTTTATCTTTAAATTCGAAATATGCCTATTTCAATAAATTCAAAGCTTGTTTGAGAAGTGCTTTTGATGAAGGATATTTATCAATTAATTACGCTGCAAAAGTAAAGTCTTTTGATCAAGCTGAAAGTCAAAGAGAGTATTTAACACACGATGAGCTTCAACGGCTTGCTAATATCTTGTAA
- a CDS encoding DNA topoisomerase IB, which produces MENSDLELISHLKPSKIVKIMKDPVASAKAVHLIYTTDAETAGITRKKTGKKYSYYKDGEKIRDKEEITRINKLVIPPAWENVWICALDNGHLQATGFDVKKRKQYRYHPLWSALRNHTKFYRMLQFGYALPDIRLQVEKDLALRNFEKRKILALIVSLMQRTNIRIGNNAYEKLYGSFGLTTLKEKHVQVKGQKITFHFKGKKGVMHDIDLKSRRLSRLVQKCKDIPGRELFQYIDDEGNRHTVDSGMVNDYIKEISGEDFTAKDFRTWSGTVNALIAFKEIGYAETHTEYKKKVKEALEIVASHLGNTSTVCRKYYVHPLVINLYENNTIKKYLDELEQIEENDGKADLTQEEKLVLKILETEKM; this is translated from the coding sequence ATGGAAAATTCAGACCTAGAACTCATCTCACATCTGAAGCCTTCGAAGATCGTAAAAATTATGAAAGATCCGGTAGCCTCTGCAAAGGCGGTACATCTTATATATACCACCGATGCAGAAACAGCCGGAATTACCCGGAAGAAAACCGGAAAAAAATATTCTTACTACAAAGACGGCGAAAAGATCAGGGACAAAGAAGAAATTACAAGAATTAACAAGCTGGTTATTCCTCCGGCGTGGGAAAATGTCTGGATCTGTGCGCTGGACAACGGACATCTTCAGGCGACAGGTTTCGATGTTAAAAAACGAAAACAATACCGTTATCATCCGCTTTGGAGTGCTTTGAGAAATCACACAAAGTTTTACAGAATGCTTCAGTTCGGGTATGCTTTACCTGATATCCGTCTTCAGGTGGAGAAAGATTTAGCCTTAAGAAATTTTGAAAAAAGAAAGATTCTTGCACTGATCGTAAGTTTAATGCAGAGAACCAACATAAGAATTGGCAATAATGCGTATGAAAAATTGTATGGTTCTTTCGGTTTAACGACTTTAAAGGAGAAACATGTTCAGGTTAAAGGACAGAAAATAACTTTTCATTTTAAAGGAAAAAAAGGCGTAATGCATGATATTGATCTGAAAAGCAGAAGACTTTCCAGACTTGTACAGAAATGCAAAGATATTCCCGGAAGAGAGCTTTTTCAGTATATTGATGATGAAGGAAACCGCCATACTGTAGACTCCGGAATGGTAAACGACTATATTAAAGAAATCAGCGGTGAAGATTTTACGGCTAAAGATTTCAGAACGTGGTCGGGAACCGTAAATGCTTTGATTGCTTTTAAGGAAATCGGTTATGCAGAAACACATACAGAATATAAGAAAAAAGTAAAAGAAGCCCTTGAAATAGTTGCTTCCCATCTTGGAAATACAAGTACGGTATGCAGAAAATATTATGTCCATCCTTTGGTTATTAATCTGTATGAAAACAACACCATCAAAAAGTATCTTGATGAGCTTGAACAAATAGAGGAAAATGATGGTAAAGCAGATCTTACACAGGAAGAAAAATTAGTTTTAAAAATTTTAGAAACTGAGAAAATGTAG
- the pruA gene encoding L-glutamate gamma-semialdehyde dehydrogenase: MSKAISQVPFAVNEPVNSYAPGTPEVKSLIAQYKKMWAEKIEIPMIINGEEVKTGDKVQLQSPQDHAHDFGFYHRGTMQHVDDAINAALAAKKEWNELGWEHRAAIFLKAADLLAGPYRDVINAATMIGQSKNVHQAEIDSACEFIDFLRFNVEFMTEMYSEQPVSDAGIWNRVEYRPLEGFCFAVTPFNFTAISGNLPTCMAMLGNVVVWKPSDKQVYSAKVIMDVLTEAGLPKGVINMIFTDGKETAEKVLAHRDFAGLHFTGSTKVFQGMWKMIGDNIHNYRTYPRIVGETGGKDFVIAHPSANVEAVATALVRGAFEYQGQKCSAASRAYIPQSLWADVKKVMETQIASIKIGSPEDPSNFVNAVIDKNSFEKCKGYIDRANASDEANVVIGGKTDDSKGWFVHPTVIETTNPQYESMVEEIFGPILSVYVYEDAKWAETLQLVDSSSPYSLTGSVFAQDRYAVNEAFKALENASGNFYINDKPTGAVVGQQPFGGGRASGTNDKAGSKMNLLRWTSVRSIKETFVSPKDYKYPYLG; the protein is encoded by the coding sequence ATGTCTAAAGCAATTTCGCAAGTACCATTTGCAGTAAACGAGCCCGTAAATTCGTATGCACCGGGAACTCCGGAAGTAAAAAGTCTGATCGCCCAGTACAAAAAAATGTGGGCAGAAAAGATCGAAATCCCAATGATCATCAATGGTGAAGAAGTAAAAACAGGAGATAAAGTTCAGCTTCAGTCGCCTCAGGATCATGCGCACGATTTCGGATTTTATCACAGAGGAACCATGCAGCATGTAGATGATGCGATAAACGCTGCACTGGCTGCGAAAAAAGAATGGAACGAACTGGGATGGGAACACCGTGCTGCCATTTTCTTAAAAGCGGCTGATCTTTTGGCTGGACCTTACAGAGACGTTATTAATGCAGCAACGATGATCGGACAGTCTAAAAATGTTCATCAGGCTGAAATTGATTCCGCTTGTGAATTCATCGATTTCTTAAGATTCAACGTAGAATTTATGACAGAAATGTATTCTGAACAGCCGGTTTCTGACGCAGGAATCTGGAACAGAGTGGAATACAGACCATTGGAAGGATTCTGTTTTGCGGTAACTCCTTTCAACTTTACAGCGATTTCAGGAAATTTACCAACTTGTATGGCAATGCTTGGAAACGTAGTGGTTTGGAAGCCTTCTGATAAGCAGGTTTATTCCGCAAAAGTAATCATGGACGTTCTTACGGAAGCAGGTCTTCCAAAAGGGGTTATCAACATGATCTTCACGGATGGAAAAGAAACGGCTGAGAAAGTTTTGGCGCACAGAGATTTTGCAGGACTTCACTTTACAGGTTCTACAAAAGTGTTCCAGGGAATGTGGAAAATGATCGGAGACAATATTCATAATTACAGAACATATCCAAGAATCGTTGGAGAAACCGGAGGGAAAGATTTCGTAATTGCGCATCCTTCTGCAAATGTGGAAGCGGTGGCAACTGCTTTGGTAAGAGGTGCTTTCGAATATCAGGGACAGAAATGTTCTGCGGCTTCAAGAGCGTATATTCCTCAGTCTCTTTGGGCAGATGTGAAAAAAGTAATGGAAACTCAGATCGCTTCTATCAAAATCGGTTCTCCTGAAGATCCGTCTAACTTTGTAAATGCAGTAATTGACAAAAATTCTTTTGAAAAATGTAAAGGATATATTGACAGAGCGAATGCTTCAGATGAAGCAAACGTTGTAATCGGCGGTAAAACAGACGATTCTAAAGGATGGTTTGTACACCCTACTGTTATTGAAACTACAAATCCTCAGTATGAAAGTATGGTTGAGGAAATCTTCGGGCCAATCTTATCTGTTTATGTTTATGAAGATGCAAAATGGGCTGAAACTTTACAGTTGGTAGATTCTTCTTCACCTTATTCTTTAACGGGATCTGTCTTTGCGCAGGACAGATATGCGGTAAATGAAGCATTCAAAGCATTGGAAAATGCATCCGGAAACTTCTACATCAACGATAAACCTACAGGAGCCGTTGTTGGTCAGCAGCCTTTCGGTGGCGGCAGAGCTTCAGGAACAAATGATAAAGCAGGTTCTAAAATGAACTTACTGAGATGGACTTCTGTAAGATCTATCAAAGAAACTTTTGTATCTCCTAAAGATTACAAATATCCATATTTAGGATAA
- a CDS encoding aminopeptidase P family protein: MTSKEKVAALREEMQKNNVDAFIVYSADPHMSEYLPEEWQERAWLSGFLGSAGFVVVTKDKAGLWTDGRYFTQAPIELAGSGIDLFKDGMEGTPHYIDWIISEIPANGKVAVNALATSHANWELLTQKLNAKNITLEDLPLLKEIWKDRGTPSKNPIYVHPVERAGKSVVDKIAAIRQKMEDIEATVHIISSLDDVAWTLNLRGSDVESNPVFLGYIVITKNDAKLFTDLDKLEVEARKQLDEAWVKMMPYEEFYNCLKEFKNEKVLVSPNSNQSIFEALKSENEFIKAPVPGNLMKAQKNETELEGFRKVMVRDGVAMVKFLYWLTHNAGKEAMNEYSIGEKLRGFRAEGENFVGESFGSIVGYKDNGAIMHYSAKSEGSKEVTNDASILVDSGGQYLEGTTDITRTLALGAVSEEFKRNSTLVLQGLIRLSMVKFPKGTRGVQLDAIARLPLWMEGKDYNHGTGHGVGSFMNVHEGPQNIRKDMNPQELLVGMVCSNEPGYYLEGEYGIRHENLIAVKESETTIHGTFYEFETLTFCPFFKDTIVKEILSEEEINWLNVYHKTCEEKIAPFLEGEVKNWFLELVSPL; this comes from the coding sequence ATGACTTCAAAGGAAAAAGTAGCTGCGCTTCGTGAAGAAATGCAGAAAAATAATGTTGATGCATTTATAGTATATTCTGCAGATCCTCACATGAGCGAATATCTGCCGGAAGAATGGCAGGAGAGAGCATGGCTATCGGGATTTCTGGGTTCTGCAGGTTTTGTGGTAGTTACCAAAGATAAAGCGGGACTCTGGACAGACGGAAGATATTTTACACAGGCTCCGATCGAACTGGCTGGTTCAGGAATCGATCTTTTCAAAGACGGAATGGAAGGAACACCTCATTATATCGACTGGATCATTTCTGAAATTCCTGCGAACGGAAAAGTAGCAGTAAATGCTTTGGCAACTTCTCACGCCAACTGGGAATTGTTAACACAGAAATTAAACGCAAAAAATATTACCCTTGAAGACCTTCCTTTACTGAAAGAAATCTGGAAAGACAGGGGAACACCTTCGAAAAATCCAATATATGTACATCCTGTAGAAAGAGCGGGAAAATCTGTTGTGGATAAAATTGCTGCAATACGCCAGAAAATGGAAGATATTGAGGCAACGGTACATATCATTTCAAGCTTGGATGATGTAGCATGGACGCTGAATTTAAGAGGAAGCGATGTAGAAAGTAATCCTGTGTTTTTAGGCTATATCGTCATCACTAAAAACGATGCGAAATTATTCACAGATCTGGATAAACTTGAAGTAGAAGCCAGAAAACAACTGGATGAAGCATGGGTGAAAATGATGCCTTATGAAGAATTCTACAACTGCCTGAAAGAATTTAAAAACGAAAAAGTTCTCGTTTCACCAAACAGCAACCAGTCGATTTTTGAAGCGTTGAAATCTGAAAACGAATTCATTAAAGCTCCGGTTCCCGGAAATCTGATGAAAGCCCAGAAAAACGAGACCGAACTTGAAGGTTTCAGAAAAGTAATGGTAAGAGATGGCGTTGCAATGGTGAAATTCTTGTACTGGCTGACTCACAACGCCGGAAAAGAAGCCATGAACGAATATTCTATCGGTGAAAAACTGAGAGGTTTCCGTGCAGAAGGCGAAAATTTCGTAGGAGAAAGTTTCGGAAGCATCGTTGGTTATAAAGACAACGGAGCCATCATGCATTATTCTGCAAAAAGCGAAGGAAGCAAAGAAGTTACCAATGATGCAAGTATTCTGGTAGATTCCGGAGGTCAGTATCTTGAAGGGACGACCGATATTACTAGAACTTTAGCTTTAGGAGCAGTTTCTGAAGAATTTAAAAGAAATTCTACGTTGGTTTTACAGGGATTGATCCGTCTTTCCATGGTGAAATTCCCGAAGGGAACAAGAGGTGTTCAGCTGGATGCGATTGCAAGACTTCCGCTTTGGATGGAAGGTAAAGATTACAATCACGGAACCGGACATGGAGTAGGAAGCTTTATGAACGTTCACGAAGGTCCGCAAAACATCAGAAAAGATATGAATCCGCAGGAATTATTGGTAGGAATGGTCTGCTCAAATGAACCTGGATATTATCTGGAAGGTGAGTACGGAATCCGTCATGAAAACCTGATTGCTGTAAAAGAATCTGAGACCACCATTCATGGTACTTTCTACGAATTTGAGACTTTAACATTCTGTCCGTTCTTTAAAGATACCATTGTGAAAGAAATTCTTTCTGAGGAAGAAATCAACTGGCTGAATGTTTATCACAAAACATGTGAGGAGAAAATAGCGCCATTCTTGGAAGGTGAAGTCAAAAACTGGTTCCTTGAACTGGTAAGTCCTTTGTAA